The DNA sequence TATGCCTTTTTTACTTATATATTTCATTGCAACCCTTCATACATTAATAGACAATATCAATAACAGTAGCTGGCCATATACTGCTTACATTGGGATATTAGATGGACGCTATACCAATATTATTTTTTATTCATTAATTCTTTTTGGTGTACTTCGATATAAGATAAAACCTACTATTGCAATACCATTATTTATTGGGGGATCTATAGCGTTTTATTTTGTGGATAAAATAATTTATACCAACATCATAGCAGGTACTGGTATAGTATTTGTTAAACTTTTAAAGCTATCTGTACTTACAGGGGTATTGTTGTTTGAATACTTTCATTTACATTTCCCTCAACTCATTTTAATTGCTATAGCAACCGCGGGCATACTTTTTTCAGGAACTATCGGGACCTATATTTTTTTGTATTCTACTGTTAAACATGAATCCATTAAAAAAGAAATACAATTCAAACTGCTTCGCTACGGAATACCATTTAGGATTAATGAACTTAAACAATATGTTCTGACAAAACGCCAGTATAAAGATTATCAGTTGTTTATCATGTATTCTCAAGCATTGGATTTACCTGTTCATTTTACTGATGAAGAGTGGATCAAGCTCCTATTTTCTGAACATATACAGATGGCAGATGAAGTTGCTTCAATACTAGTAAAGAAAAGCATTATCATACCATTTAATTCAATTATTGATTACGCATATACTATATCATTCAAACACGATGAACAATTACAATCCGCTGGCCACCTGGCGCGTCTGGCTGCACGATTTGCTGATGGTAATGAAAAAACAATTATACTGACGTTTGAGAAAGGAAATGTTTCATTAAAAATCTGGATAATGAGTGTAATGGGATTTCACAAAAAAATTATATATCTGCCTGTTTTACTGCCCTACTGTGCCGACACAAATACAACATTAGCTACCACTGCTTATAGTACACTGGTACAGATAACAGGTAAAAATCCTTCTGCCGAGTACAACCTGCCAACTAATGACCCACAGGTTTTAAAAGCTTTTAAAGATTTTTATTTTCAAAGAGGCAATATGAAATAATGGGGCATCTGCTGCATTCAGGATTTCGTGCATAGCATATTGTCCTTCCATGATAGATGAATAGCAAATGTGCTGTAATCCAATCTGATTGCATGATACTTTCCATCAGCGCCATTTCAATAGCAATGGGTTTTGTGCTATCTGCATACCCTATTCTACCAGCAACACGAGCCACATGGGTATCAACGGGTATTGCAGGAATCCCAAAGCCAAAGGCCAATATCACATTGGCGGATTTTCTTCCCACGCCCGGCAGGCGCATTAATGCCTCTCGTGTGTCAGGTACAACTCCATTAAATTCATGTACGATAGTTCTTGATAATGCCACAATATGTTTTGCCTTATTGTGATAGAAACCTGTTGATTTTATAATTTCCTCAACATCCCCGATGTCAGCCTGTGCCAGTGAATTAAAA is a window from the Spirochaetota bacterium genome containing:
- the nth gene encoding endonuclease III, which codes for MIDKATSKKIINRLKKQYQVSAPLRFTNLYQLCIAVVLSAQTTDNQVNRVTPLLFKKYPDFNSLAQADIGDVEEIIKSTGFYHNKAKHIVALSRTIVHEFNGVVPDTREALMRLPGVGRKSANVILAFGFGIPAIPVDTHVARVAGRIGYADSTKPIAIEMALMESIMQSDWITAHLLFIYHGRTICYARNPECSRCPIISYCLFENKNL